A genomic segment from Lutibacter sp. A80 encodes:
- a CDS encoding alpha-1,4-glucan--maltose-1-phosphate maltosyltransferase, whose amino-acid sequence MQKNQRRVLIENITPQLNNGDFQIKRVVNEVVNVNADVLADGHDIIAAGVLYKHEKSKKWSEIRMQPRDNNNWCASFTVDKQGVFAYKIIGWVDYALNWQHGIHRKIDDHQIVHSELLEGLDFLKKCEKKATVSEKKYLKKLIGFFSDTSKYNDAIKEATSQKLYTIFLKYPEKKLVNTSKELYVYVDRLKARFSTWYELFPRSASQKDNVHGTFKDCEKLLPKVAEMGFDTLYFPPVHPIGEVNRKGKNNTTEAFDGDVGSCWGIGSKDGGHKSIHPQLGTVQDFKALVKKASKLGIEVAMDYALQAAPDHPWVKEHPSWFKWRPDGTVQYAENPPKKYQDILPIYWESEDFESLWDECLDTLYYWINCGIKVFRVDNPHTKPFYFWNWIISKVKAKYPDVIFLAEAFTMPKVMQQLAKEGYTQSYTYFTWRNNKHEITEYVEELTKTDQKEYMRPNFWPNTPDINPFHLQGANESKYMQRYVLAATLSSNIGIYGPVFEQMIDEAIIGKEEYLNSEKFQICNYDWFKQNKLTSIITKVNKIRNTHKALQQTNNIKFCSINNDNLIAFYKWDDAKENELLIIISLDEYNTQQGMLKVPLHDLGIGFGHHLKVTDLITEITYDWHDEWNYIKLHTSIPFHIFKITK is encoded by the coding sequence ATGCAGAAGAATCAAAGAAGAGTTTTAATTGAAAATATTACACCTCAATTAAATAATGGGGATTTTCAAATAAAACGTGTTGTAAATGAGGTTGTTAATGTTAATGCGGATGTGTTAGCAGATGGTCATGATATTATTGCTGCCGGAGTACTTTATAAACACGAAAAATCTAAAAAATGGAGTGAAATTAGAATGCAACCAAGAGATAATAATAATTGGTGTGCTTCTTTTACGGTTGATAAACAAGGGGTGTTTGCTTACAAAATTATTGGATGGGTAGATTATGCCTTAAATTGGCAACATGGAATTCATAGAAAAATTGACGATCACCAAATAGTACATTCAGAATTATTAGAAGGTTTAGATTTTTTAAAAAAATGTGAAAAAAAAGCAACTGTTTCAGAAAAAAAATACTTAAAAAAGTTAATTGGATTTTTTTCAGACACTTCTAAATATAATGATGCAATTAAAGAAGCAACAAGTCAAAAATTATATACCATATTTTTAAAATATCCAGAAAAAAAATTAGTTAATACTTCTAAAGAACTTTACGTATATGTAGATAGATTAAAAGCAAGGTTTAGTACTTGGTATGAGCTTTTTCCACGTTCAGCATCACAAAAAGACAATGTACACGGTACATTTAAAGACTGTGAAAAATTACTGCCAAAAGTGGCAGAAATGGGCTTTGATACATTGTATTTTCCTCCTGTTCATCCAATTGGAGAAGTAAATAGAAAAGGGAAAAATAATACTACAGAGGCTTTTGATGGAGATGTGGGCTCTTGTTGGGGAATTGGATCAAAAGATGGTGGACATAAAAGTATTCATCCACAATTAGGTACTGTTCAAGATTTTAAAGCTCTTGTTAAAAAAGCTTCAAAATTAGGTATAGAAGTTGCCATGGATTATGCATTGCAAGCTGCACCAGATCATCCTTGGGTAAAAGAGCATCCATCTTGGTTTAAATGGAGACCAGATGGAACAGTACAATATGCTGAAAATCCGCCAAAAAAATACCAAGATATTTTACCAATATATTGGGAAAGTGAAGATTTTGAAAGTTTATGGGATGAATGCTTAGATACTTTATATTATTGGATTAATTGTGGTATTAAAGTATTTAGAGTTGATAACCCACATACTAAACCATTTTATTTTTGGAATTGGATTATTTCTAAAGTAAAAGCTAAATATCCAGATGTTATATTTTTAGCAGAAGCTTTTACAATGCCTAAAGTAATGCAGCAACTTGCTAAAGAGGGCTACACACAATCATATACTTATTTTACTTGGAGAAATAATAAACATGAAATTACCGAGTATGTTGAAGAGTTAACAAAAACAGATCAAAAAGAGTATATGAGACCTAATTTTTGGCCAAATACACCAGATATTAATCCGTTTCATTTACAAGGTGCAAACGAATCTAAATATATGCAACGTTATGTTTTGGCAGCTACCTTAAGTTCTAATATTGGAATTTATGGACCTGTTTTTGAACAAATGATTGATGAAGCTATTATAGGTAAAGAAGAGTATTTAAATTCAGAAAAATTTCAAATTTGTAATTACGATTGGTTTAAACAAAATAAATTAACATCAATAATAACGAAAGTTAATAAAATACGTAATACACATAAAGCATTACAGCAAACCAATAATATTAAGTTCTGTTCTATAAACAATGATAATTTAATTGCATTTTACAAATGGGATGATGCTAAAGAAAATGAACTGTTAATTATTATTAGTTTAGACGAATACAATACGCAACAAGGTATGCTAAAAGTACCTTTACATGATTTGGGTATTGGATTTGGTCATCATTTAAAAGTTACGGATTTAATAACTGAAATAACGTATGATTGGCATGATGAATGGAATTATATAAAATTACACACATCTATACCATTTCATATATTTAAAATAACAAAATAA
- a CDS encoding glucose-1-phosphate adenylyltransferase, whose amino-acid sequence MSKQKVLSIILGGGQGSRLHPLTETRSKPAVPIAGKYRLVDIPISNCINSNIKQMYVLTQFNSASLNRHIKNTYHFSFFSSAFVDVLAAEQTPGNKGWFQGTADAVRQSMHHFLRHDFDYALILSGDQLYQMDFEKMVKAHVKAKAAISIATIPVNAKDATSFGILKADDNNRITSFIEKPDASLLPDWTSDVSDGMKAEGRNYLASMGIYIFNRDLLIELMKNPDTIDFGKEIIPQSIEDHLTLSYQYEGYWTDIGNIDSFFEANLGLTDDFPKFDLYSREKRIYTHARMLPTTKISGTILDKTVIADGCIINAGKIEHSVIGVRSKIGEESTVINTYMMGSDFYQPLEDILNEKIVSMGIGNRCFVKNAILDKNCCIGDDVRISGGPHLEDTENDIYAIRDGIVVVKKDAIIPNGFTI is encoded by the coding sequence ATGTCAAAACAAAAAGTTTTATCCATTATTTTAGGAGGTGGACAAGGATCGAGGTTGCATCCATTAACAGAAACACGTTCAAAACCAGCAGTACCAATTGCAGGAAAATATAGATTGGTAGATATTCCAATTTCAAATTGTATAAATTCAAATATAAAACAGATGTATGTCTTAACGCAATTTAATTCTGCATCTTTAAATAGACACATAAAAAATACGTATCATTTTAGTTTTTTTAGTTCAGCTTTTGTTGATGTTTTAGCTGCTGAACAAACACCTGGAAATAAAGGGTGGTTTCAAGGAACTGCAGATGCTGTACGACAAAGTATGCATCATTTTTTAAGACATGATTTTGACTATGCTTTAATTTTATCTGGAGATCAGTTGTATCAAATGGATTTTGAAAAAATGGTGAAAGCCCATGTAAAAGCAAAAGCTGCTATTTCAATTGCAACAATCCCTGTAAATGCTAAAGATGCAACATCTTTTGGAATTTTAAAAGCTGACGATAATAATAGAATTACATCTTTTATTGAAAAACCTGACGCATCTTTATTACCAGATTGGACTTCAGATGTTAGTGATGGAATGAAAGCTGAAGGAAGAAATTACTTAGCTTCTATGGGAATTTATATATTCAACAGAGATCTATTAATTGAGCTGATGAAAAACCCTGATACCATAGATTTTGGAAAAGAAATTATACCACAATCTATTGAAGATCATTTAACATTGAGTTATCAATATGAAGGCTATTGGACAGATATTGGTAATATAGATTCTTTCTTTGAAGCTAATTTGGGTTTAACCGATGATTTTCCAAAATTTGATTTATACAGTAGAGAAAAACGTATTTATACACACGCTAGAATGTTGCCTACAACAAAAATTTCAGGTACAATTTTAGATAAAACTGTTATTGCAGATGGTTGTATAATTAATGCTGGCAAAATAGAACATTCTGTTATTGGAGTACGTTCTAAAATTGGTGAAGAATCTACTGTAATAAATACATATATGATGGGTAGTGATTTTTATCAACCATTAGAAGATATTTTAAATGAAAAAATTGTATCAATGGGTATTGGTAACAGATGTTTTGTTAAAAATGCAATTTTAGATAAAAACTGCTGTATAGGTGATGATGTGAGAATTAGTGGTGGTCCACATTTAGAAGATACAGAAAACGATATTTATGCTATTAGAGATGGTATTGTTGTTGTTAAAAAAGATGCAATAATTCCAAACGGATTTACAATTTAA
- the glgA gene encoding glycogen synthase, whose amino-acid sequence MKALFYTKEFPPYVYGGAGVVVEYLANELEKLMEIDIKCFGDQDSSSGNMSVKGFPYNNQVFEKSDDKLKAVFNSLNTCLHMNAEFDADIVHCHTWYAQFAGIVAKLCYGVPLVITTHSLEPLRPWKREQLGHGYEASSWIEKTAIEMADAVIAVSKETKEDVLKYFDVEDEKVKVIYNGINLKEYIVTSETSTLERFGIDASKPYVLFVGRITRQKGIIHLVNAIKYIDPDTQIVLCAGAPDTPEIAEEMKASVSKVKKARENVIWIDEMLPKKEVIQLYSHATVFCCPSIYEPFGIINIEAMACNTAVVASAVGGIKEVVVDGKTGILIPVEQQTEAPFEPVNPDKFARDLAEGVNKVVKDKELRNKMEVNGRKRVEEHFDWAAIAGQVESLYKSLI is encoded by the coding sequence ATGAAAGCATTATTTTATACAAAAGAATTTCCTCCTTATGTTTATGGTGGAGCAGGAGTAGTTGTTGAATATTTAGCCAATGAGTTAGAAAAATTAATGGAAATTGATATAAAATGCTTTGGTGATCAAGATTCAAGTTCAGGAAACATGAGTGTTAAAGGTTTTCCTTATAATAATCAAGTATTTGAGAAATCGGACGATAAGTTAAAAGCAGTATTTAATAGTTTAAATACCTGTCTTCATATGAACGCTGAATTTGATGCCGATATTGTTCATTGTCATACATGGTATGCCCAATTTGCAGGAATAGTTGCAAAATTATGTTATGGAGTACCATTGGTAATTACTACACACTCTTTAGAACCTCTTAGACCTTGGAAAAGAGAACAATTAGGCCACGGTTATGAAGCTTCATCTTGGATTGAAAAAACGGCTATTGAAATGGCAGATGCTGTAATTGCTGTTTCTAAGGAAACAAAAGAGGATGTTTTAAAATATTTTGATGTTGAAGATGAAAAAGTAAAAGTGATTTACAATGGAATAAATTTAAAAGAATATATTGTTACTTCTGAAACCTCAACATTAGAGCGTTTTGGTATAGATGCATCTAAGCCATATGTGCTTTTTGTAGGTAGAATTACAAGACAAAAAGGAATAATACATCTGGTAAATGCTATAAAATATATTGATCCAGATACACAGATAGTGCTATGTGCAGGGGCTCCAGATACTCCTGAAATTGCAGAAGAAATGAAGGCAAGTGTTAGTAAAGTTAAAAAAGCAAGAGAAAATGTTATTTGGATTGATGAAATGTTACCTAAAAAAGAGGTTATTCAATTGTATTCTCACGCAACTGTTTTTTGTTGTCCTTCAATTTATGAGCCTTTTGGAATTATAAATATTGAAGCAATGGCTTGTAATACGGCGGTAGTGGCAAGTGCAGTTGGTGGTATTAAAGAAGTTGTTGTTGATGGAAAAACAGGTATTTTAATACCAGTAGAACAACAAACTGAAGCACCGTTTGAACCTGTTAACCCAGATAAATTTGCAAGAGATTTAGCAGAAGGTGTAAATAAGGTAGTTAAAGATAAAGAATTACGAAATAAAATGGAAGTTAATGGACGAAAAAGAGTGGAAGAGCACTTTGATTGGGCTGCAATTGCTGGTCAAGTTGAAAGCTTATATAAATCGTTGATTTAA
- a CDS encoding aconitate hydratase yields MAFDIKMIKEVYSRMTDRVNTAREIVGKPLTLAEKILYNHLWDGSTTKAFTRGKDYVDFAPDRIACQDATAQMALLQFMQAGKDKVAVPTTVHCDHLIQAKQGANLDLKRANKTSSEVFDFLASVSNKYGIGFWKPGAGIIHQVVLENYAFPGGMMIGTDSHTVNAGGLGMVAVGVGGADAVDVMAGMAWELKFPKLIGVKLTGKLNGWTSAKDVILKVAGILTVKGGTGAIVEYFGDGAKNLSCTGKGTICNMGAEIGATTSTFGYDASMERYLRATDRSDIADEANKIKEYLTGDAEVYAEPEKYFDQVIEINLDTLRPHLNGPFTPDLATPVGELGEKAKKNGWPLKVDWGLIGSCTNSSYEDLSRAASIAKQAVDKKLVTKADFGINPGSEQVRYTAERDGILKVFEDLNATIFTNACGPCIGQWDRSDLKGEEKNTIVHSFNRNFSKRADGNPNTHAFVGSPEMVAAIAIAGRLDFDPMNDTLINEDGEAVKLDEPKGLELPPLGFDVKDAGYVEPVKDGSNVEVSVSPTSERLQLLTPFEPIGNEIKGAKLLIKAFGKCTTDHISMAGPWLRFRGHLDNISNNCLIGAVNAFGKKTNFVKNQLTGEFGGVPDVARAYKAAGVKSIVVGDHNYGEGSSREHAAMEPRHLGVAAVIVKSFARIHETNLKKQGMLGLTFDNEVDYDLIQEDDIFNFLDLNEFAPEKQLTLELVHTNGSKDVIKLNHTYNQSQIDWYNEGSALNLIKKENA; encoded by the coding sequence ATGGCATTTGATATTAAAATGATTAAAGAAGTGTATTCTCGAATGACAGATCGTGTAAATACTGCACGTGAAATAGTAGGGAAACCTTTAACCTTAGCTGAAAAAATATTATACAACCACTTATGGGATGGTAGTACTACAAAGGCTTTTACAAGAGGTAAAGATTATGTAGATTTTGCACCAGACCGTATTGCTTGTCAAGATGCAACAGCACAAATGGCTTTATTACAATTTATGCAAGCTGGTAAAGATAAAGTTGCAGTTCCAACAACAGTACATTGTGATCACTTAATACAAGCTAAGCAAGGAGCCAATTTAGATTTAAAAAGGGCTAATAAAACTAGTTCAGAAGTATTTGATTTTTTAGCTTCAGTATCTAATAAATATGGAATTGGTTTTTGGAAACCAGGAGCAGGAATTATTCATCAAGTTGTTCTAGAAAATTATGCTTTTCCTGGGGGAATGATGATAGGAACAGATTCACATACTGTAAATGCAGGTGGATTAGGAATGGTAGCTGTAGGAGTAGGAGGAGCAGATGCAGTTGATGTAATGGCAGGTATGGCTTGGGAACTTAAATTTCCGAAACTTATTGGTGTTAAATTAACTGGAAAATTAAATGGTTGGACATCAGCCAAAGATGTAATACTTAAAGTAGCTGGAATTCTTACCGTAAAAGGAGGAACGGGTGCTATAGTAGAATATTTTGGAGATGGAGCTAAAAATCTATCGTGTACAGGTAAAGGTACAATTTGTAATATGGGAGCTGAAATAGGTGCTACAACATCTACTTTTGGTTACGATGCTTCAATGGAGCGTTATTTACGAGCTACTGATAGAAGTGATATTGCTGATGAAGCAAATAAAATAAAAGAATATTTAACTGGAGATGCAGAAGTATATGCTGAACCAGAAAAATATTTTGACCAAGTAATTGAAATAAATTTAGACACTTTACGTCCTCATTTAAATGGACCGTTTACGCCAGATTTGGCAACTCCTGTAGGTGAATTAGGTGAAAAAGCCAAAAAGAATGGTTGGCCACTTAAGGTAGATTGGGGTTTAATAGGTTCCTGTACAAACTCTTCTTATGAAGATTTATCTCGTGCAGCATCTATTGCAAAACAGGCTGTTGATAAAAAATTGGTAACTAAAGCCGATTTTGGAATTAATCCAGGTTCCGAACAAGTAAGGTATACTGCTGAAAGAGATGGAATTCTTAAAGTTTTTGAAGATTTAAATGCTACTATTTTTACAAATGCTTGTGGACCTTGTATTGGACAGTGGGATAGAAGCGATTTAAAAGGTGAAGAAAAAAATACTATTGTACATTCGTTTAATAGAAATTTTTCTAAACGTGCTGATGGTAATCCTAATACACATGCGTTTGTGGGGTCACCAGAAATGGTTGCAGCAATTGCAATAGCTGGTCGATTAGATTTTGATCCAATGAATGATACGCTTATTAATGAAGATGGTGAGGCTGTAAAATTAGATGAACCAAAAGGATTAGAATTGCCTCCATTAGGTTTTGATGTTAAGGATGCTGGGTATGTAGAACCTGTAAAAGATGGTAGTAATGTAGAAGTTTCTGTAAGTCCTACTTCAGAAAGATTACAGTTGTTAACTCCTTTTGAACCGATTGGAAACGAAATTAAAGGAGCAAAGTTGTTAATTAAAGCATTTGGAAAATGTACAACAGATCATATTTCTATGGCAGGCCCTTGGTTACGCTTTAGAGGTCATTTAGATAATATTTCTAATAACTGTTTAATTGGTGCTGTAAATGCTTTTGGTAAAAAAACAAATTTTGTAAAAAACCAATTAACAGGTGAGTTTGGAGGTGTACCAGATGTTGCAAGAGCTTATAAAGCAGCGGGTGTTAAATCTATTGTTGTAGGTGATCATAACTATGGAGAAGGTTCTTCTAGAGAACATGCGGCTATGGAACCAAGACATTTAGGTGTTGCAGCTGTAATTGTAAAATCTTTTGCACGTATTCATGAAACTAACTTGAAAAAGCAAGGTATGCTAGGGCTTACTTTTGATAATGAGGTAGATTACGATTTAATTCAAGAAGATGATATTTTTAATTTTTTAGATTTAAATGAATTTGCTCCAGAAAAACAATTAACCTTAGAATTGGTTCATACTAATGGTTCAAAAGATGTAATAAAATTAAATCATACTTATAATCAAAGCCAAATAGATTGGTACAATGAAGGTTCTGCTTTAAATTTAATAAAGAAAGAGAATGCATAG
- a CDS encoding bifunctional aconitate hydratase 2/2-methylisocitrate dehydratase: MNTYKEYIEQIEERKGQGLSPQPIDGAKLLSEIIEQIKDIDNEFREDSLKFFIYNVLPGTTSAAGVKAKFLKEIILGEFIVKEITPTFAFEQLSHMKGGPSIKVLLDIALGDDVSLAKQAATVLKTQVFLYEADTARLEAAFKNGNEIAKDIIESYAKAEFFTKLPDIPEEIKVVTFVAGVGDISTDLLSPGGDAHSRSDRELHGQCIFEHNKEKQNELLELQKQHPDKRVMLIAEKGTMGVGSSRMSGVNNVALWTGVKASPYVPFINIAPIIAGTNGISPIFLTTVGVTGGIGIDLKNWVKKKDAEGNTLRDADGEPILEEVYSVATGTVLTVNTKEKKLYNGSQELMDISASLTPQKAEFIKAGGSYAVVFGKKLQTFASKVLGIDVVPVYATSKEISIENQGLTAVEKIFNKNAVGTTPGKVLHAGSDVRVEVNIVGSQDTTGLMTSQELEMMAATIISPIVDGAYQSGCHTASVWDNKSKANIPRLMKFMNDFGLITARDPENKYKPMTDVIHKVLNDITVDDWAIIIGGDSHTRMSKGVAFGADSGTVALALATGEASMPIPQSVKVTFKGEMKSYMDFRDVVHATQQQMLSQFGGDNVFQGRVIEVHIGTLTADQAFTFTDWTAEMKAKASICISEDETLIESLEIAKSRIQIMIDKGMDNKLEVLKGLIAIANKRIAEIKSGEKPALTPDANAKYAAEVVVDLDKIIEPMIADPDVYNEDESKRYTHDTIRPLSYYGGTKQVDLGFVGSCMVHKGDMKILAQMLKNIESQQGKVEFKAPLVVAPPTYNIVDELKAEGDWEVLQRYSGFEFDDNDPKAAARTKYENMLYLERPGCNLCMGNQEKAEPGDTVMATSTRLFQGRVVKDSGEKKGESLLSSTPVVVISTVLGRTPNLQEYEAAVEGINLTKFKPSHKLLVK; this comes from the coding sequence ATGAATACTTATAAAGAGTACATCGAGCAAATCGAAGAAAGAAAAGGTCAAGGACTAAGTCCTCAGCCTATTGATGGTGCTAAATTATTAAGCGAAATTATTGAGCAAATAAAAGATATTGATAACGAATTTAGAGAAGATTCTCTTAAGTTTTTTATCTATAATGTTTTACCAGGAACTACAAGTGCTGCCGGTGTTAAAGCTAAATTTTTAAAAGAGATAATTTTAGGTGAATTTATAGTAAAAGAGATTACTCCAACTTTTGCCTTTGAACAATTATCACATATGAAAGGAGGACCTTCAATAAAAGTATTGTTAGATATAGCTTTAGGTGATGATGTTTCTTTAGCAAAACAAGCAGCAACAGTATTAAAAACGCAAGTTTTCCTTTATGAGGCAGATACAGCTCGTTTAGAAGCTGCTTTTAAAAATGGAAATGAAATAGCTAAAGATATTATTGAAAGTTATGCTAAAGCAGAGTTTTTTACAAAATTACCTGATATTCCTGAAGAAATAAAAGTTGTTACTTTTGTTGCCGGTGTAGGTGATATATCTACAGATTTGCTTTCTCCAGGAGGAGACGCACACTCTAGATCAGATAGAGAATTGCATGGACAGTGTATTTTTGAACATAATAAAGAAAAACAAAATGAATTATTAGAGTTACAAAAACAACACCCAGATAAACGCGTAATGCTTATTGCTGAAAAAGGAACAATGGGAGTTGGTTCCTCTAGAATGTCTGGAGTAAATAATGTAGCACTATGGACAGGGGTAAAAGCTAGTCCGTATGTACCATTTATTAATATTGCACCAATTATTGCTGGTACAAATGGAATTTCTCCTATTTTTTTAACAACAGTTGGTGTTACTGGAGGAATTGGAATTGATCTTAAAAATTGGGTAAAAAAGAAAGATGCAGAAGGAAATACCTTAAGAGATGCAGATGGAGAACCTATTCTTGAAGAAGTATACTCTGTTGCAACAGGAACTGTACTTACAGTAAATACAAAAGAAAAGAAGTTGTATAATGGAAGTCAAGAGTTAATGGATATTTCAGCTTCATTAACACCTCAAAAAGCTGAATTTATAAAAGCAGGAGGTTCTTATGCTGTAGTATTTGGTAAAAAATTACAGACATTTGCTTCAAAAGTTTTAGGAATAGATGTTGTACCAGTATATGCAACTTCAAAAGAAATTAGTATAGAAAATCAAGGACTTACAGCTGTTGAAAAAATATTTAATAAAAATGCCGTTGGTACAACTCCAGGTAAAGTATTACATGCAGGATCTGATGTTCGTGTAGAAGTAAATATTGTTGGTTCTCAAGACACAACAGGTCTAATGACTTCACAAGAGTTAGAAATGATGGCTGCAACTATTATCTCTCCAATTGTTGATGGAGCATATCAGTCAGGTTGTCATACAGCTTCTGTTTGGGATAATAAATCTAAAGCAAACATTCCAAGATTGATGAAGTTTATGAACGATTTTGGTTTAATTACAGCTAGAGATCCTGAAAATAAATATAAACCTATGACCGACGTAATACATAAGGTTTTAAATGATATTACGGTAGACGATTGGGCAATTATTATTGGTGGAGATTCACATACAAGAATGTCTAAAGGTGTTGCTTTTGGAGCAGACTCTGGTACTGTTGCTTTAGCACTTGCTACAGGAGAAGCTTCAATGCCAATTCCGCAATCAGTAAAAGTTACCTTTAAAGGAGAAATGAAGAGTTATATGGACTTTCGTGATGTAGTTCATGCAACACAACAACAAATGTTGTCTCAATTTGGTGGAGATAATGTTTTTCAAGGTAGAGTTATTGAAGTTCATATAGGAACTTTAACTGCTGATCAAGCATTTACATTTACTGATTGGACTGCAGAAATGAAAGCAAAAGCCTCTATTTGTATTTCTGAAGATGAAACGCTTATTGAATCTCTTGAGATTGCAAAAAGTAGAATTCAAATTATGATCGATAAAGGAATGGATAATAAATTAGAAGTTCTTAAAGGATTAATTGCTATTGCTAATAAAAGAATTGCTGAAATTAAATCTGGAGAAAAACCAGCATTAACTCCAGATGCAAATGCAAAATATGCAGCAGAAGTAGTTGTTGATCTTGATAAAATTATTGAACCAATGATTGCAGATCCAGATGTATATAATGAAGATGAATCTAAAAGATATACACACGACACTATTAGACCTTTGTCTTATTATGGTGGAACAAAACAAGTTGATTTAGGATTTGTAGGTTCGTGTATGGTACATAAAGGTGATATGAAAATACTTGCTCAAATGCTTAAAAATATTGAATCTCAGCAAGGTAAAGTAGAATTTAAAGCGCCATTAGTAGTAGCGCCTCCTACTTATAATATTGTAGATGAATTGAAAGCTGAAGGAGATTGGGAAGTCTTGCAAAGATATTCTGGTTTCGAATTTGATGATAATGATCCAAAAGCAGCTGCACGTACAAAATATGAAAATATGTTGTATTTAGAACGTCCAGGGTGTAATTTATGTATGGGGAACCAAGAAAAAGCTGAGCCAGGTGATACTGTAATGGCTACTTCAACACGTCTTTTCCAAGGAAGAGTTGTTAAAGATTCAGGTGAGAAAAAAGGAGAGTCTTTACTTTCATCTACACCTGTTGTGGTTATTTCAACAGTTTTAGGTAGAACACCTAATTTACAAGAATATGAAGCTGCAGTTGAGGGAATTAACTTAACTAAATTCAAGCCTTCACATAAACTATTAGTAAAATAA
- the dnaJ gene encoding molecular chaperone DnaJ translates to MAKQDFYEILGVSKNATPAEIKKGYRKMALKYHPDKNPGNKEAEENFKKAAEAYEILSDENKKARYDQYGHAAFENGGGAGGFGGGGMNMDDIFSQFGDIFGGAFGGGGGFGGFSGGSRGRARVKGSNLRIRVKLTLEEIAKGVEKKVKVKRKVQAAGVTFKTCTTCNGTGQVMRVTNTILGRMQSASTCPNCHGAGEVLDKRPKNADAQGLEQKEETVSIKIPAGVTEGVQLKVNGKGNAAPGNNAVDGDLIVVIEEIKHETLKREGTNLHYDLYINFSEAILGEDKNIDTVTGKVKIKIEPGTQSGKILRLRGKGLPSIDHYGNGDLLIHVNVWTPQNLSKEQKEFFKKMKNNENFTPNPSKFDKSFFEKVKDMFS, encoded by the coding sequence ATGGCAAAGCAAGATTTTTACGAAATATTGGGTGTTTCAAAAAATGCAACTCCTGCAGAAATAAAAAAAGGATATAGAAAGATGGCTCTAAAATACCATCCTGACAAAAATCCTGGAAATAAAGAAGCTGAAGAAAACTTTAAAAAAGCAGCTGAAGCTTATGAAATTTTAAGCGACGAGAATAAAAAAGCACGTTACGATCAATATGGTCATGCTGCTTTTGAAAACGGCGGTGGCGCCGGAGGCTTCGGAGGAGGAGGAATGAATATGGATGATATATTCAGTCAATTTGGAGATATTTTTGGTGGCGCATTTGGCGGCGGTGGCGGCTTTGGCGGTTTTAGTGGCGGCTCTAGAGGTAGAGCACGTGTTAAAGGAAGTAATCTAAGAATTAGAGTTAAACTTACCTTAGAAGAAATTGCAAAAGGCGTAGAGAAAAAAGTAAAAGTTAAAAGAAAAGTGCAAGCTGCTGGTGTAACTTTTAAAACTTGTACAACATGTAACGGAACAGGGCAAGTAATGCGAGTTACTAATACTATTTTGGGAAGAATGCAATCTGCTTCTACCTGTCCAAATTGTCATGGTGCAGGTGAAGTATTAGATAAAAGACCAAAAAATGCAGATGCACAAGGTTTAGAACAAAAAGAAGAGACTGTTTCAATTAAAATTCCAGCTGGAGTAACTGAAGGTGTTCAACTAAAAGTAAACGGAAAAGGTAATGCTGCACCGGGAAATAATGCTGTAGATGGAGATTTAATTGTTGTAATTGAAGAAATTAAACACGAAACTTTAAAAAGAGAAGGAACTAATTTACATTACGACTTATATATTAATTTTTCTGAAGCTATTTTAGGTGAAGATAAAAATATAGATACAGTAACCGGTAAAGTTAAAATTAAAATTGAACCAGGTACACAATCTGGAAAAATATTGCGTTTAAGAGGAAAAGGGTTGCCAAGTATAGATCATTATGGAAATGGAGACCTATTAATACATGTAAATGTATGGACTCCACAAAACTTATCTAAAGAACAAAAAGAGTTTTTTAAGAAAATGAAAAACAATGAAAATTTTACTCCAAACCCTTCAAAATTCGATAAATCATTTTTTGAAAAGGTAAAAGATATGTTTTCATAA